The stretch of DNA TTGGCCCCAGGCACTGGCCTGAGGTGGGGGCGGGGGATGtggttttcttgctatttctggTGGGAATTGGGGAACCTCTGAGGCCTACATCCCAGTCCCACACCCCTCAATGAGTAGCGTGAAGGCTGGTCATTGAGAACGGGCCTTGGCAGCTCTGCTGACATCACACCGACCCTCAGGTGGTGCTGGGACTGCCCTTCCTACTGGAGAACCCCATCGGCTACCTGTCCCGCTCCTTTGACCTCGGCCGCCAGTTTTTGTTCCGCTGGACAGTGAACTGGCGCTTCCTCCCGGAGGCTCTCTTCCTGCATCGAGCCTTTCACCTGGCCCTGTTGGctgcccacctcaccctgctCCTGCTGTTTGCCCTCTGCAGGTGGCACAGGTGAGAAAAGGTGGTAGTGCTGTGGGCAGAGTTGGGGGAAGGAGTGAAGGGCCTAAGCCTTAGGGGCTGCTTGGGGGAAGTGTCAGTTAAACTCATGGGGTGAGTCTGGAGTTTGACTCACAATAGGGGCTTGATAACTGTCTGAATGGCTTTTCCCCAGGACAGGAGAAAGTATCATGTCGCTCCTGAGGGATCCCTCCAAAAGGAAGGTTCCACCCCAGCCCCTTACACCTAACCATATCCTTTAAATTGTGGGAAGGTAAGTCTTGCCCTCTCTAGGTGCTGACAGAGTCCTGGTCAGGTATCCCCTGACAGCTGGTGACCTGGGTGAGGAAAGGGGACCCCAATCATAGAAGTTCTATTCTGCACCACTGTGCTGAGCACTTCACATATTGAGGTATATTTGATTCTTAATTCTAAATACgagctactctttttttttgagacggagtctcgctctgtcgcccaggctggagtgcagtggccggatctcagctcactgcaagctccgcctcccgggttcacgccattctcctgcctcagcctcccgagtagctgggactacaggcgcccgccacctcgcccggctagttttttgtattttttagtagagacggggtttcaccgtgttagccaggatggtctcgatctcctgacctcgtgatccgcccgtctcggccttccaaagtgctgggattacaggcttgagccaccgcgcccggcctgagctaCTCTTATAAGTACCTCTCCCTGGTACTATCATAAGAGATTCACATATGTTCTAACATTTAAAGCTCACAAGAGACCCCGAGATAGGGAGGTACACTTACATTTACTATTTTcctttacagatggaaaaaataaGACTTCatgaggttaagtaacttaccaaggtcacacagccagtacgTTAGGGGTTCAAACCTACAAGGCCTTATGGCCCTAGGTATTACTCTCCATATTCCGTATTTGGTTGAGGAGCAGATCCAGAGAGGTTAATAAACTTGTCCAAAGGCATGCATCAAGGAATGGCAGAGCTGGGGGGCTATGTGACCTAAAAACTATTGCCCCTCTGTTTTGGGATAGCCTCCCACTCACTCACTCCTGCCCTTGGCCTTGACCGCCGCATACAGATTGTTTCTACCCTCTTCACCTCCAACTTCATTGGCATTTGCTTCAGCCGCTCCCTCCACTACCAGTTCTATGTCTGGTATTTCCACACACTGCCCTACCTCCTGTGGGCCACGCCTGCACGCTGGCTCACACACCTGCTCAGGTACCAGCTGGGACAACCTGGGGAGTGGGAAGGGATAGGGAGTTCCTGTTGGGGGTTTATGTCTGGGGCATGCTGCTCGTCTGCAGGCCTTGAAACTGGATGAAACGTGGAGCCTCTTTCTCATCTCCAGGTTGTTGGTGCTGGGGCTCATCGAGCTCTCCTGGAACACATACCCCTCCACATCCTGCAGCTCTGCTGCCCTGCATGTATGCCATGCTGTCATCCTGCTGCAGCTCTGGCTGGGCCTGCAGCCTTTCCCCAAGAGCAGCCAACACAGCCAGAAAGCTCACTGAAATCCACCCCTTTCCCTCCAGTCCACTCTCAGGACCTGGGGTGGGATGGACTCTGTGCCCTTCCAAATAAACCTTGCTAAGTCCACCTCTGTGCAACCTACTTGGAGGTAGGGGCAACTGATGCCTGGTCCAGGCTGTGAGGGACATGTGTgggacagataaagaattcactCAAGCAGTCCTAAGAGGCACTTTATTGCATAGGATTTGGGGACTGTGGCTCTCTCCCCTTCCACTGTGCTGCAGGGAGCTCAGAGGATGGAGGGGAGGGtgagtggggtgggaggagcGGGAGAGAGCACAGGCAGGCACTTCTTGTGGGGGCAAGAGGGCTCTAGGGAGGGAGTAAGAAGCAGTGGGGGACAGGCTGGCACCAGCCTACACCTTCCCAGCACCAAGAGGCCAGTCCTGGGCGGCAGTGTCTTGAGTGTGTCGGGTGGGGCGCCAACCCAAGCAGCAGCGGGCAGCCTTCACACGTTTGCTGGGCTGTAGCACAGCAGGTGTAGCTGCAGGTTCTGGTCCCAGTGGCgcagcagcaggaagagcccCCGGGCTGCGGCCTTGAGGGCGGCCAGGTCAAGGCCGTCAGGCAAGTGCTGGGCCCGCAGCCAGCAATCAGCTTTGGCTGCTGTCAGTTCCCACTCGCCAAAGGCAGCAGCACATCGGTGCTCCAGCCAGGCGAGCGCCACGGCAGTGGCCCAGGTCCGGCCCCGCAGGTCGGTGCCGCCCAGCCCTTCCGCCCCCTCGGAGGCCTCGGTGTCTGAGCCCCGCCCACTGTCCACCTGGCCTGGGCCCTCGGAGCCCGAGCTGGGGGACGGGCTGCAGGAGGCTGTGGCACTGTCACGCTGACCAACACCAGGGCCCAGAAGTGCCCAGGGCAATGAGGCCGAGGTGGGGCTGAGGCTAGCACGGTGCACGGCAAAGGGCGAGGCGCGGCAGAGGCGCTCCTGCGAGATGCGCACAGCGGCGCAGAAGGGCGCGTCCAGGCGGAAGGAGCCTGGTGCCTCCTGCAGCCGCACCTGAGGAGAGAGGAGGTGGGGGGAGAAGCGAGCTTAGACAGCGCTTGGCCCCGGCGGcgccaccctccacctcccgagtcCTCACCAGGGGCAGGTAGTCATGGTCGCTGCCTTCACTGTTGTTGGCCTGGCCCAGGTCAGGGCTACAGAGTTTGTGACGGAGGCCCAGGCTGAGCCGAGAGGGAGGACGGGGAGGTGGGCGGGGAGGACGGGGAGGTGGGCGGCGAGGACCTTCCATGTGAGTGGCAGGGTCCCCCAAAGCACACTTGGAGTTGCAATTTTGGTCCGAGTCCCAGGCGCCTGCTGGAGAGCCTCCCTGAAGTCCTGCAGTGGGGATCATCAGTGCCAGCGGGTGGTCTCTAAGTCCAAGTGCCCCTACCCTTTCCCTACCTTTAGAGTAGACAACAGTAGGCAGAGGAGCTGCATCTAGACGGCTGTGAGCGGCAGGAGGGGTTCCTGGGGGCTCAGCTGGCTCTGCAGGGGCACAGGGGACAGGAGTCAGGTTTGTCCAGGAGAGTGGCCAGTGAGGTGAGAGCTGCACCTGAGAGGTCACCAGAAGAGGCCCCTACCTGAGCTGCACACCTGCAGGACCCCAGGCAGGACCTCCCTAGTGGTAGCATCCACAGCTACAGGGCAAGTGAAGCAGGAAGGGGCAGAGCTGACCTTACTTGTCTGAAGGGCTCGAAGCCAGCACCTCCGGACATGGCCTGTGGAACCAAGGAGCGGTCTGTGGAACCCTCACCACCCACCCTCTACAGAGGGCTCATAGAAAAAATTGCAGTGTTCTCCCCAGCTTCTCCCTCTATCGACTTTAACAGAGTAGATTACCTTGCTAGGCCCAGAACCAGCTCAGACTCCCTGACTTCGACAAAAAGTGCTCAGGCTGAACCTTCAACCCATAGCAGAGCAAGGGCCCCCTGGCTGCCCAGAATTCAGCACTCTGGACACCACCCAGAGGAAGCACCTTTTCTTACCCTATTTCTGCACTAACAGAACTTGGAAATATTCTCTCTCTTCATGATCCAGTgtggtagccactagtcacataAGACTATTGAGTACTTCAGCtgtggctagtgcaactgaggaaATGAACTCTAAGTATTTTCCTAAATGACAAAAGATTTGTTTTTATGTGTGGGTGCTCTGAATCATTACAGGATCACATTGCCTTCTGAGCTGGCTGCTAGGAAGCTTGTCAGTCCTGGATCCGATCCTTGCAAGAGTGTATCACCTCACAGCATGCACCTTTAATATAATATAACCTCATtctcagtttccttttatttttacttttttccattgCCCTGCTTAATTTTTTATCTTGTCTGTCATGAGCCTCAAATCCTTTGTGATGAAAGTGAGGTGTGGAGACTGACCAAACACACAGACCTCTACCTTTGCTGCTTTTAGCCCATGCCTTTGGGCCCTGACTGGACCCATGAGCCACTCACCCCGGTCTGCTGTGGTCTCAGCCCCTCCTCGGAGGGCCAGCTGCTCATTGTCCCGGACCACAGAGGCAGCTGTCAGCCGATGGAGTGCTTGGTCCCAAGCAGCTTCTCTTACAGGAGGTGAGGGAGGCTGTGAGCCATCTCCAGGTCCCCACAGTGTCTCCAGCCCAACACCCACCTCCCAGCACATAGGCTGCTCCCCACACAGGCCCCGGATCACCACATGGCAGCGTGGAGCCTGGGGAGGCACTGCCGGAGGGGCCGACTCCCCACTGGGAGGCACAGCCGTGAATAAGAAGGGTGGTTCCATCAGCATGTCCCAGTCCATGGGGGCTGGGGAGAGCAGGTTTCCTGGGAAGGCAAGACAGGGGCATGAGCAGAGTGGTCCTCTGGGATTTACCTCCCCAAGGCCTCCTTGGTGTCAGAGAAACCAGCTCCCCATCCAACACTTACCTGAGTCATCCAGGCCTTGTCCCAATTGTTGGCCTGGCTCAGGACTTGGGCCATCTAGTATTGCACCCAAAGAGGGTTTCCGAGGTCGGCCGGGGACTTGATTTGCCCGGCCTGGAGGTGAAGAGAGGCTTCGGCCAGCCAGAGCCGCTCTGTGCTGACGGCCCAGCACCTCAGTACTCAAGGCCCCTACCTGCAATGTGAGATATAGGGGCCACTGGTCAAGGAATGCAGAACCCCTGACCATCATACATGGGTGCACAGCTGGCTCATGCCCTTTGTCTGAAACCCTGGGTGGCCACTCACCACCTTGAGGAGAAAGGCCAAGTTCCTTATGGCCTACAATGACCTCTGGCCTTGGCCCCTTCCCAGTGTCATCCCACTCCACTTCCTATTTCCCACTTGTGGTTGTTGCTTGTCTCTGTTTTCGTTTCTGTCTTCTCCCTCTCTGCATGACTACCTTGTGCTTATTCTTCCAGATACGGCTCTGACTTTCCTGACTCCCTCAGGCAGAGTTAGTCACCCTGACTTTAAGCCCCCATAATACATGTCCTTGTGCTCGTTACTGGTTGTTACATGGTATTATCGTTGGGGATTTAcccacctttctctctagctAGACTTAATAGTAAGCTCCACATaatgtctggcacacagcaggtggtaaataaatatttgctggataCAAGGCGAATGATTGTGGGTTGGATCATACCTTGAATGGAGCCGGTGTGGGTGCAGGCAGGGGACAGGAGCGGGAGCCTGCAGGTTCTCCCCAGGCCAGACTGCGGCAACCTTGCTGAGAAGGGGGCTCCAGGGGAGCACTACCTTCGGGGGAGCCAGGGCCCTGGGAGCCTGGGGACTCACTGCTGCCTGTGGAGCCTGGGCCTGGCTCGGGGCTGGCAGAGCAGTGGGTGAGCACATACTGCTCCCGAATGTATGAGGACTGGAAGATGCGGCGCCATATGGCTGTGTCAGAGGAGGGGTTGGGTCCAGGATCCGTGACTGGGTCTGTCAGAGCATCAGTACCTGCTGGGAGGCAGTAGAATGGACCCCAGCTCTGACCCCTCCCAGTGCCCGCTCCAACAtagccacacacatacacctggGCACTCACTCCGCTCCGAGTCCCCGGCAGCCCATGGGTTGGACAGTTCTGCTGACACAGTGCCTGTTCCCAGTGGCTCCGAGGTGCCAGTGGGCTCAGTGCCAGGGCTGGCAGCAGATGGGGCCTCTTCTGGGGATGGAAACACGGACCCACCCAAGCTCTGCCAGCCAGGCTCTTGGCCCTAGAGAGAATATTATTGGGAAAAATTTAGCTGCAGTTATATGCTACCTCTTTCCAAACAGAATTTTTAGATGGCTCATAGCAAGAGGCAACAAAGCTAATAAACCAGTActaaagaaggaggaggaagcaaaCATGTTCACCGTAAGGCTTAATAGAGCTGCTGGGAAGCTGAGCTTTAAGTTTGGCTCTGAGCTCCCTGGCagccaggcaaaaaaaaaagtctattataCAGCTCTCATGATCAAAAAGGAGGAAGCATGCGTAGTTCTCCTAAAGAGATAaggcttttcattaaaaaataactaccaTGTCTCCAGCTCCTACTGTGTCAAGTGTCCTGCCAAGACTACTCACTTTATGACCCCTGATGACAGCCACCTGTGAACAACATCATTTCTATATGAGGAAATGGGTCAgtgaggtgaagtgacttgctcaaatcAAATGGCTGGTAAGTGACCGAGCTGGGATTAGAGATTGCGCCTAGGTTATGCTCATCCATCACTGCGTGTCCCAGAAAATACATTGGCTGGTGCTTTCTATAGGGAACTATGTGAAGCCTTGAGCAAGCCTTGACAGAAACCTCATAGCAAATGCAGGTGCTGTTTTCTGTGGCTGTGTGCTTTAGTGACCTTGGGTAAAAAATCAGGGGCAATACTTTGCAGGACAACTCAGTGGAAGACCCCATGAAGGCGGCAGGGTGTGGTCATCTTGGGGGACCCAGTGTGATCTCTGTGGAGCCCTAGGGGATAGTAGAGGAGCTTGGTAGAGAGAGGCACAGAGAATGGAAAAAGGGTTTGGAAGAGATGCAGGGACTTCAGCCATCCCAGGCCCCCCTACCACACCCTAGCCCCCCTACCACACCCCAGCCCAGGCCTACCCCTGGTGGGCGGGGCCGGAAACCATCCACCCTGAAGAGTGAGCAGTAACCGAGCAGCTGGTCCCCAGGGTAGAGTGCTGGGATCTCCCGGGGGGTCAGCAGTGCCTCCACGGTGTCGGGCACAAACCAGTCCACAGAGATGTCACTCAGGGCAGGCTCCAGTGCCTTCCGCAGAGCCTGCACCAGCTGTGGGGTGGCCAGAGGGAGGACATGGGATGGAAAGAGGTGTCATATGGCCAGACAGAGCAGGAAGGCTGCCCTTCCCTTGATGCCATCTGCCCAGCCCCTGAGCTGATGGGGCACAGGTTCAGGCTGGGATCAGGAGAAGGAATGAGCAAGCAGGGGGGCTGAATGCTCAGTCCTCAGGATTTGGTCTGTCTCCTGGCCTAAGCTTTGCCATATGGATGGGGCAGGACTGTGAAGATGAGACTCAGTTCCAGGACTAACTGAAATTCAGAGGGTGGTCAGAGACAGTGTCCCGACACCTTTGGCCTTCACAGCACCGACAGCTCTTCCCCTGGTGGAATGGGGAGAAGGCCTGGTGAGGGCGCCAGGAGCCCCCATGGCCTGCCTGAGTTCTGTTTCAGACTTGATGTGTAACTTGGAAGAAAAACTTTCAGGTGTAGGGAACAGGGCCCAGGCTCAAGCTCACCAtgggctgcagcctctgcccaggCCTGAGGAAGTAGGCCTGGCCCCTGCTGAGGGCAGATAAACCCTGGAGCAGCTGGTGGCAGGTGGGCCCCAGCCCAAAGGAGAAGCATCTGATGAGGGAAAGGAAGCAGCTGTGATCTTCAGGAGCCCCTTGCGGGGGCTCAATCTTAGGCATCTGGCTCCGCCCATCCCATACCTGGCTGCCCCCCTGTGCCACCTCATGAGCTCCAGGGTTCGGTGGGTAGTGGTGGCCATGGgtgaggcagcagtgagcaggAACAGCTGCCGAGGGTAGGCCCTGTGCTGGGGCTgccccatggcccagtcaagagCAGCCAGCACGTCTGGAGGCCCACTCGGAATCTTCAGGGTCTCAATGCTCTCACAGATCAGCTGCACAGCGTCCTGGAGAGAGAAGGCACAGGCTGGGACACACTGGGCTGAAACCTCTATGTAAGACTCCCAGAATCCCTGGACCACACTCACATCACTGCAAGGCCGGCTCTCTGGGAAGAGTGGCTGCACCAACGTCCCAAACACGGCCAGGTTGATAAGCGTCTGAGGCGGGAGGGACTTCACAGCCAAAACAATGGCATCCTGTGGAGGGCCAGGGAGGGCGGCATGAGGCTGGCCCCATGGGCCCTGATAGAGAGCAAGGGAAGCCAGATCGCTGACTTATCCAGGCTGTGATTCAAGTGAGAGGCTGTGGTAACCTGGGAGAGGTCCTGGATGTTAGGGAAAGACTGTGCCAGAGCCCccgagtgtgtgtgagagactgTGTGTGGGACTCTGGAGGTATACATGAAACTTGAGTCTCCCCGTGATTGGAGTGACTCCCTGTGACTGAGTGCGAGTCTACGTATGAGAGGCTCTTGGAATCCTGGAGAGACATGTGTGTGCGTGAATATGAGCAAGAGAGCGTGACAGTGTCTGTTTGGCGGTTGCAGCAAGGCTGCTCTCTACGGGAATCCCCTGAGGAGTTGCCATCTGCTTCCTCTTTGGAAGATGGTGTTTGAAGCAACAAggtaactcctggcttcaagaggcTGCCCCCAGCCCACCACAGACCtactgccccaccccacccccaggtcTGCCCACACCACACCCCCACGGGCCTTGTGTGCCACACTGCTGCCATCCAACAGGAAGAgtagctcccgagtagctgtccCCAGGTGTCCGGGCTTGGAGCTCAGGTCCGGGCAGAAGCTCAGCACCAGCACAGGGTTCAGCAGGATGTCCTTATGGAAGCGTCGCTGCAGGAACCACACCTGAGCAGGGGAGTCCCAAGTCAGCCTGGGCAAGGCTTAGTGCTACTTTGTTGAGGCTGGGCAGTGGGACTGGCTCTGGGGCCTTTTTCTGTCTGATCCACCCAGAGGGGACATCTTTTTGTAGTAATTACAGTAAAGGCAGGGGCAAAGGCTGGTGGCTGTCCTCTGTTTATATCAGACCTAGCCTCCATCCTCTGAGACACACCCCAGAAAGATTCACATCGGCCCTCCAGTGACAGTACTCATCTGCCCTCTGTGATGGGGGGTGGCAGCTGTGGAGAGATCTTGCTGAGAAAGAGGCCTCCCCGTGCCCATCCCAATGTAAGCCTGCTTGCCTGCTCCTTGTGCACAAATGCAGCCAAGGCCGGGGGCCAGGCTAGGCTCCTATGGCAGTACCTGCCGGTCCCCATCACTGTCCCTTCGCTGTAGCCTCTGGAAATCTCGGCGGGCCCTTATCCGGGCCTCATATTCTGCTGAGCTCAGGCTGCCGCCCTCCAGCATCAGATGTGGCTGATGGGGCTCTGAGAGGAGAGGACACAATTCTGTCAAGGCAGTCCCTGCCTCTGGACCCTAAGTGCCCAATTTCACTGTCCGGGAGAAGCCTGCAAGTCCAGCCTTCCTACACCACAGTCTCCGCCCTCACAGATGACTCAGTCCATCTGGCTGGGGCCCAGAAACCTGTACTTGAGAAATGCTTCCCCCATTCATACAGAAGCAAGTCAGAGGTGACCCACGGTGTGTCCCAGTCTCTCACCACTGGGGTGTAGCAGGATCTCCAAGGCCCGGTCACAGTGGTGGCCCTCTGCCAGTGTGACACAGATGGTGGCTGCAGAGCTGGCATGAGGGGGCGCATCTGCCCGCAGGGCATGAGAGGGGCTTTCCAGGCCTGAGAGACACAGAGGCAGGAAGGGGAGATGCAGCCATCACACCTTCCCAGGGACAGCAGCTGTTGGCAGGGGTCATGGCTGATTCAGTCAGCTCTCAGAGTCTGATCTATAGGGGGTCAGATGGATGAGGGAGGATGTGCCTGCTTTCATGGGCAGGGAAGTAGATTCCAGCTGGGTTTCTGGCTGGTTGAAGAGTCATGCATCAGCCAGGTGCTGGTTTAGCATCCACCCCCCACCTTCTGCATAAGGAAAACCTACTTCTTCATGGGTACTGGTCCCATTGCAGTATCTTTCTTCCCACTGGTGGGTGAGATGAGATATAAATAAATTACCTTGATAAaattaggggtgtgtgtgttgggtagAGGTGACCAGGGGTGCTCCCACCGCTAACCCAGATGTTCCTGAGGCTTGGGTCCCTGTCTTTTTGTCCTGTGTCCCTCCTATCCCTGAGCCTTATTTCCTTTCCAGTCACTACACTGGGAGGAGTGGGCATCTGAAAAGAAGGCAGGCCAGCCAGATGCACCCACCTGCAAGCAGGCATGGCCCAGTCACCAGCATCTCGAAGGAGAAGGTATATGGGGCAGGGCAGCGGGCAGGGCCTGAGAACACGTCCTGAGGGGCAGCTGGCTCCTCCCACGCCAGCCCTTCCTCCTGAGGGCTGCCCACCCCGAAGCAGCTGGTGGGGCTGGAAGGGAGCACGAGGAGGGTCACTGGGCCACCGTGAAGGCCAATAACCCCTCCGGCTGACTGGCCCCAGCCCTTCCTCACCCTTCCCATCCCCTGGGGTACCCTGCCAATGCCCCCTCACCCGCACTAGACCCAGAGAAGCCGAGGGAGGGACGAAGAGAATCACCATAGGCCCAACCTGTCGTCACAGAGCCCCGGAGGCCTGGGGTGCCCCGGCGGGCCTGGCGGGGCCAGCGGGGTGAGCACAGTGGGCAGGGCCACATGCAGCACCCCATCAGGCCTTGAGGGCAGCTCCCGGCTGCTGTGCAGGGTCACCGTCATGGTGCCAGCCGCGGC from Piliocolobus tephrosceles isolate RC106 chromosome 2, ASM277652v3, whole genome shotgun sequence encodes:
- the VWA5B2 gene encoding von Willebrand factor A domain-containing protein 5B2 isoform X2; the protein is MLVTGPCLLAGLESPSHALRADAPPHASSAATICVTLAEGHHCDRALEILLHPSEPHQPHLMLEGGSLSSAEYEARIRARRDFQRLQRRDSDGDRQVWFLQRRFHKDILLNPVLVLSFCPDLSSKPGHLGTATRELLFLLDGSSVAHKDAIVLAVKSLPPQTLINLAVFGTLVQPLFPESRPCSDDAVQLICESIETLKIPSGPPDVLAALDWAMGQPQHRAYPRQLFLLTAASPMATTTHRTLELMRWHRGAARCFSFGLGPTCHQLLQGLSALSRGQAYFLRPGQRLQPMLVQALRKALEPALSDISVDWFVPDTVEALLTPREIPALYPGDQLLGYCSLFRVDGFRPRPPGGQEPGWQSLGGSVFPSPEEAPSAASPGTEPTGTSEPLGTGTVSAELSNPWAAGDSERTGTDALTDPVTDPGPNPSSDTAIWRRIFQSSYIREQYVLTHCSASPEPGPGSTGSSESPGSQGPGSPEGSAPLEPPSQQGCRSLAWGEPAGSRSCPLPAPTPAPFKVGALSTEVLGRQHRAALAGRSLSSPPGRANQVPGRPRKPSLGAILDGPSPEPGQQLGQGLDDSGNLLSPAPMDWDMLMEPPFLFTAVPPSGESAPPAVPPQAPRCHVVIRGLCGEQPMCWEVGVGLETLWGPGDGSQPPSPPVREAAWDQALHRLTAASVVRDNEQLALRGGAETTADRGHVRRCWLRALQTSKVSSAPSCFTCPVAVDATTREVLPGVLQVCSSEPAEPPGTPPAAHSRLDAAPLPTVVYSKGLQGGSPAGAWDSDQNCNSKCALGDPATHMEGPRRPPPRPPRPPPRPPSRLSLGLRHKLCSPDLGQANNSEGSDHDYLPLVRLQEAPGSFRLDAPFCAAVRISQERLCRASPFAVHRASLSPTSASLPWALLGPGVGQRDSATASCSPSPSSGSEGPGQVDSGRGSDTEASEGAEGLGGTDLRGRTWATAVALAWLEHRCAAAFGEWELTAAKADCWLRAQHLPDGLDLAALKAAARGLFLLLRHWDQNLQLHLLCYSPANV
- the ALG3 gene encoding dol-P-Man:Man(5)GlcNAc(2)-PP-Dol alpha-1,3-mannosyltransferase isoform X3 is translated as MAAGLRKRGRSGSAAQATGLCKQWLQRAWQERRLLLREPRYTLLVAACLCLAEVGITFWVIHRVAYTEIDWKAYMAQVEGVINGTYDYTQLQGDTGPLVYPAGFVYIFMGLYYVTGRGTDIRMAQNIFAVLYLATLLLVFLIYHQTCKVVLGLPFLLENPIGYLSRSFDLGRQFLFRWTVNWRFLPEALFLHRAFHLALLAAHLTLLLLFALCRWHRTGESIMSLLRDPSKRKVPPQPLTPNHCFYPLHLQLHWHLLQPLPPLPVLCLVFPHTALPPVGHACTLAHTPAQVVGAGAHRALLEHIPLHILQLCCPACMPCCHPAAALAGPAAFPQEQPTQPESSLKSTPFPPVHSQDLGWDGLCALPNKPC
- the VWA5B2 gene encoding von Willebrand factor A domain-containing protein 5B2 isoform X1, whose amino-acid sequence is MPGLYCPSSWTPLPLTDSWVRACANGPCLSVRARLTYRNPQPQPVDGVFVYPLAEAEVVSGFEAEAAGRRVSFQLQSRRRSPAACCRALGPGLGTPTPRRCAQGHLVLDLAQARSTLVLPTGLIAAAGTMTVTLHSSRELPSRPDGVLHVALPTVLTPLAPPGPPGHPRPPGLCDDSPTSCFGVGSPQEEGLAWEEPAAPQDVFSGPARCPAPYTFSFEMLVTGPCLLAGLESPSHALRADAPPHASSAATICVTLAEGHHCDRALEILLHPSEPHQPHLMLEGGSLSSAEYEARIRARRDFQRLQRRDSDGDRQVWFLQRRFHKDILLNPVLVLSFCPDLSSKPGHLGTATRELLFLLDGSSVAHKDAIVLAVKSLPPQTLINLAVFGTLVQPLFPESRPCSDDAVQLICESIETLKIPSGPPDVLAALDWAMGQPQHRAYPRQLFLLTAASPMATTTHRTLELMRWHRGAARCFSFGLGPTCHQLLQGLSALSRGQAYFLRPGQRLQPMLVQALRKALEPALSDISVDWFVPDTVEALLTPREIPALYPGDQLLGYCSLFRVDGFRPRPPGGQEPGWQSLGGSVFPSPEEAPSAASPGTEPTGTSEPLGTGTVSAELSNPWAAGDSERSTDALTDPVTDPGPNPSSDTAIWRRIFQSSYIREQYVLTHCSASPEPGPGSTGSSESPGSQGPGSPEGSAPLEPPSQQGCRSLAWGEPAGSRSCPLPAPTPAPFKVGALSTEVLGRQHRAALAGRSLSSPPGRANQVPGRPRKPSLGAILDGPSPEPGQQLGQGLDDSGNLLSPAPMDWDMLMEPPFLFTAVPPSGESAPPAVPPQAPRCHVVIRGLCGEQPMCWEVGVGLETLWGPGDGSQPPSPPVREAAWDQALHRLTAASVVRDNEQLALRGGAETTADRGHVRRCWLRALQTSKVSSAPSCFTCPVAVDATTREVLPGVLQVCSSEPAEPPGTPPAAHSRLDAAPLPTVVYSKGLQGGSPAGAWDSDQNCNSKCALGDPATHMEGPRRPPPRPPRPPPRPPSRLSLGLRHKLCSPDLGQANNSEGSDHDYLPLVRLQEAPGSFRLDAPFCAAVRISQERLCRASPFAVHRASLSPTSASLPWALLGPGVGQRDSATASCSPSPSSGSEGPGQVDSGRGSDTEASEGAEGLGGTDLRGRTWATAVALAWLEHRCAAAFGEWELTAAKADCWLRAQHLPDGLDLAALKAAARGLFLLLRHWDQNLQLHLLCYSPANV